A stretch of Lepisosteus oculatus isolate fLepOcu1 chromosome 11, fLepOcu1.hap2, whole genome shotgun sequence DNA encodes these proteins:
- the LOC102685127 gene encoding protocadherin beta-15-like, translated as MKYKGSSDSWQVQCFCFFIVMFGECLGDIHYSVPEEMKRGSVIGRLTQDLGLDIKQLSARRARIHLQDSTRYCDIKLETGELIVNERIDREELCGQRPSCALNFELLLETPLELHRIIVEIQDINDNAPAFPTDFMKLEIGESADRGARFSVDEAHDPDIGINSVKSYALAPNDNFVLAVHMSADRGKYCEIVLENELDREKQAEVSLILTAYDGGTPQRSGTAVIQVTVLDANDNVPVFTQAVYKVSLDENAPLDTVVVQVTANDEDEGAYGEVTYEISHISGKDKTSFGIDPISGEIRVKGPLDFEESSFFEIRIKAKDGAGQAAHCKVLVEVGDVNDNAPKMFINSLNTPIAENSPLGTEVAIINIQDKDSDVNNKVVCSIQQDVPFKLIPTVKNFYSLVTEGELDREVVSEYNFTIIVTDEGSPPLSDSKALQISISDVNDNPPVFDQPSYSVFVSENNTPGSSICAVRARDSDWKQNGSVSYFLFPSEVSGLPTSSLVSINRDTGVIHALRSFDYEQFREFKLQVIAKDNGSPQLSNNVTVSIFISDQNDNSPQILYPVQSGKTFITEMVPRFAHARSLVSKVIAVDADSGQNAWLSYQIVKSTDPGLFTIGLHNGEIRTQRDISDFDAMKQNLVILVKDNGKPSLSSTCAVNLLISDNILDYSSEIKGHSTESENVSNMTAYLVIALAAVSFLFLIFIISILAVRFCRGGKPRMFLDSAVAIPGAYFPPNYAEVEGSGTLRHSYNYDAFLTTGSATSDFKFVKSYNEHTLPVDKPSRITEDSPMDPEGRTGCESNESVEVLAHENQL; from the exons ATGAAATACAAAGGGAGTTCTGATTCATGGCAGGTACAATGTTTCTGCTTCTTCATTGTAATGTTTGGCGAATGTTTAGGCGATATTCATTACTCAGTTCCAGAGGAAATGAAACGCGGGTCTGTTATTGGAAGACTTACGCAAGATCTGGGGCTGGATATTAAACAGCTATCAGCCCGCAGAGCAAGAATACATTTACAGGACAGCACGCGGTATTGTGATATCAAATTGGAAACCGGTGAACTGATTGTGAATGAACGAATAGACAGGGAAGAGCTTTGCGGGCAAAGGCCATCTTGTGCTTTAAATTTTGAACTTTTACTTGAAACGCCTTTGGAATTACATCGTATTATTGTGGAAATTCAGGATATCAATGACAACGCACCGGCATTTCCCACTGATTTTATGAAGCTGGAAATAGGAGAATCAGCAGATAGAGGAGCTCGCTTTTCAGTCGATGAGGCTCACGACCCGGACATAGGAATCAATTCTGTGAAGAGCTACGCGCTGGCCCCAAATGACAATTTTGTGTTGGCTGTGCACATGAGCGCTGACAGGGGTAAATACTGTGAGATAGTATTAGAAAACGAACTGGATCGTGAAAAGCAGGCAGAGGTTTCCTTAATCCTGACTGCATACGATGGGGGCACACCACAGCGCTCTGGTACTGCAGTTATCCAGGTCACCGTGCTGGACGCCAATGACAATGTGCCCGTGTTTACACAGGCCGTCTATAAAGTCAGTCTGGATGAAAACGCTCCCTTGGATACAGTTGTAGTCCAGGTAACTGCGAACGATGAAGACGAGGGCGCATATGGTGAGGTAACATATGAAATTAGTCATATTTCTGGCAAAGACAAAACTTCGTTTGGTATAGATCCGATTAGCGGTGAAATTAGGGTGAAGGGGCCTTTAGATTTTGAGGAATCTTCCTTCTTTGAAATCCGTATCAAAGCCAAAGACGGAGCTGGGCAGGCAGCTCATTGCAAAGTTCTCGTGGAAGTTGGAGATGTCAACGATAATGCTCCAAAAATGTTTATCAATTCTTTGAACACACCTATTGCTGAAAACTCGCCTCTCGGCACAGAGGTTGCTATCATAAACATTCAAGACAAAGACTCTGATGTCAACAATAAAGTCGTGTGCTCCATTCAACAAGACGTTCCTTTCAAGTTAATACCTACTGTTAAAAATTTTTACTCCTTGGTGACTGAAGGGGAACTGGATCGTGAAGTAGTTTCAGAATACAACTTCACAATTATTGTTACAGACGAGGGCTCGCCGCCTCTTTCCGATTCCAAAGCCTTACAGATCTCAATTTCAGATGTGAATGACAATCCACCAGTATTTGATCAGCCATCGTACAGTGTTTTTGTCAGTGAGAATAACACTCCTGGCTCGTCCATTTGTGCTGTAAGGGCAAGAGACAGTGACTGGAAACAGAACGGCAGTGTTTCCTATTTTCTGTTTCCCAGTGAAGTCAGTGGCCTGCCGACTTCCTCCTTAGTGTCCATTAACCGAGACACTGGGGTGATACATGCGCTCAGATCATTTGATTATGAGCAGTTCAGAGAGTTCAAATTGCAGGTTATAGCCAAAGACAACGGCTCTCCACAGCTCAGTAACAACGTTACTGTGAGTATATTTATATCAGATCAGAATGATAATTCTCCACAGATTTTGTATCCTGTTCAATCAGGGAAAACTTTTATTACGGAGATGGTTCCCAGATTTGCTCACGCGAGGTCCCTGGTTTCCAAAGTAATAGCCGTGGACGCCGACTCTGGACAAAACGCGTGGCTCTCATATCAGATTGTGAAGTCGACTGATCCGGGACTTTTCACTATTGGTCTCCACAATGGAGAGATCAGGACACAGCGGGACATTTCTGATTTTGATGCCATGAAGCAAAACCTTGTTATCTTGGTGAAGGACAATGGAAAACCTTCTCTTTCTTCGACATGTGCTGTGAATTTGCTTATTTCTGATAATATATTGGATTACAGTTCAGAAATAAAAGGTCACAGTACAGAATCCGAGAATGTTTCGAACATGACCGCGTATTTGGTTATCGCATTGGCTGCagtttctttccttttccttaTCTTTATAATAAGTATACTGGCAGTCAGGTTTTGCCGGGGAGGAAAGCCCAGGATGTTTCTTGACAGTGCAGTCGCCATTCCCGGTGCGTATTTCCCACCCAACTATGCGGAAGTCGAGGGTTCTGGAACTCTGCGTCATTCTTACAACTATGACGCCTTCTTAACAACGGGCTCTGCCACGAGCGACTTCAAGTTCGTGAAGTCTTACAATGAGCACACTTTACCAGTTGACAAGCCAAGCAGAATTACAGAAGACTCACCGATGGACCCGGAAGGTAGAACTGGATGCGAATCAAATGAATCAGTTGAG GTACTTGCGCATGAAAACCAGCTGTGA
- the LOC102685325 gene encoding protocadherin beta-16-like encodes MAKQGISVLWQVRCFSFLVVMAHFSTGDVSYSVPEEMKRGAVIGRLAQDLGLDLKQLSARKARLDFQESRQYCDIRMETGELIVNERIDREELCGQKPSCAIIFELFLEHPLELHRIVVEVQDINDNAPAFPSDFIKLEIRESAVRGARFSVDEAHDPDIGINSVKSYALAANDHFVLAVHTSADRGKYCEIVLENELDREKQAEVSLILTAYDGGTPQRSGTAVIQITVLDANDNVPVFTQAVYKVSLDENAPLDTVVVQVTANDKDEGANGEVTYEISHISGKDKTVFGIDPISGEIKVKGPLDFEESSFYEIRIKAKDGAGQAAHCKVLVEVGDVNDNAPVIMIKSLNTPIAENSPPGTEVAIINIQDKDSGSNSKTQCSIQQNVPFKLKPSVKNYFSLLTEEHLDREAVSEYNITIVVTDEGSPPLSASQNLQITISDVNDNPPEFDRRSYSAFVSENNTPGSSICSVMAKDSDWKQNGTVSYFLIPGELNGLPISSFVSINRDTGVIHAVRSFDYEQFRDFNVQVEAKDNGSPQLSSNVFVTVFISDQNDNSPQILYPSQSGNSFMTEMVPRSAQARSLVSKVIAVDADSGQNAWLSYQIVKSTDPGLFSIGLNNGEIRTQRDISESDQIKQNVVVLVKDNGQPPHSSTCVMNLLISDDVLDFNSELNNLNTHSEKMSNTTTYLIIALAAVTSLFFIFITIILAVRFCRGEKPRMFLDSAVAIPGAFFPPNYAEVEGSGTLRHSYNYDAFLTTGSATSDFKFARTYNENTLPVEQTYKTGEKIPNEQQCNSGNLSEESSQYSLENKGEQSMNKIEGQL; translated from the exons ATGGCAAAACAAGGGATCTCCGTATTATGGCAGGTACGCTGTTTCTCCTTCCTTGTTGTTATGGCTCACTTCAGTACGGGAGATGTTAGTTACTCTGTTCCAGAGGAAATGAAACGCGGTGCCGTGATTGGAAGACTTGCACAGGATCTGGGGCTCGATCTTAAACAACTATCTGCTCGGAAAGCTCGCTTAGATTTTCAAGAAAGTAGACAGTATTGTGATATCAGAATGGAAACGGGTGAATTAATCGTGAATGAAAGGATAGATAGGGAGGAGCTATGCGGTCAAAAGCCTTCCTGTGCTATTATCTTTGAATTATTTCTTGAACACCCTTTGGAATTGCATCGTATTGTGGTGGAAGTGCAAGATATCAATGACAACGCACCAGCATTTCCCAGTGATTTTATAAAACTGGAAATAAGAGAATCAGCAGTCAGAGGAGCTCGCTTCTCAGTCGATGAGGCCCACGACCCAGATATAGGAATAAATTCAGTGAAGAGCTACGCACTGGCCGCAAATGACCATTTTGTGTTGGCTGTACACACGAGCGCTGACAGAGGTAAATACTGTGAGATAGTATTAGAAAACGAACTGGACCGCGAAAAGCAGGCAGAGGTTTCCTTAATCCTGACTGCATATGATGGAGGCACACCACAGCGCTCTGGTACTGCAGTTATCCAAATCACCGTGCTGGACGCCAATGACAATGTGCCCGTGTTTACACAGGCCGTCTATAAAGTCAGTCTGGATGAAAACGCTCCCTTGGATACAGTTGTAGTCCAAGTAACTGCGAACGATAAAGACGAGGGCGCAAATGGGGAAGTAACATATGAAATTAGCCACATTTCAGGCAAAGATAAAACTGTGTTTGGAATAGATCCGATTAGCGGTGAAATTAAGGTGAAAGGACCTTTAGATTTTGAGGAATCTTCCTTTTATGAAATCCGTATCAAAGCCAAAGACGGAGCCGGACAGGCAGCTCATTGCAAAGTTCTCGTGGAAGTTGGCGATGTGAACGACAACGCTCCAGTAATAATGATTAAATCTCTGAACACACCTATTGCTGAAAACTCTCCACCTGGTACAGAGGTAGCCATCATAAACATTCAAGACAAGGACTCCGGGAGCAACAGCAAGACTCAATGTTCCATTCAGCAGAATGTCCCTTTTAAATTAAAGCCTTCAGTTAAAAATTATTTCTCCTTGTTAACTGAAGAGCATCTGGACCGAGAGGCCGTTTCAGAATACAACATCACAATTGTTGTCACTGACGAGGGTTCACCCCCCCTTTCAGCTTCTCAAAACCTACAAATAACAATTTCCGATGTGAATGACAATCCTCCAGAATTTGATCGGCGATCATACAGCGCCTTTGTCAGTGAAAATAACACTCCTGGTTCTTCAATTTGTTCTGTTATGGCAAAAGACAGCGACTGGAAACAAAACGGGACTGTCTCGTATTTTTTGATACCCGGCGAGCTGAATGGACTGCCGATATCCTCGTTTGTATCTATTAACCGAGACACTGGGGTGATACACGCTGTCAGATCATTTGATTATGAGCAGTTCAGAGACTTCAATGTACAAGTTGAAGCCAAAGATAATGGTTCACCGCAGCTCAGCAGCAATGTatttgtgactgttttcattTCAGATCAGAATGACAATTCTCCTCAGATTTTATATCCCAGTCAGTCAGGAAACTCTTTTATGACTGAAATGGTACCTAGATCTGCCCAAGCGAGATCCCTGGTTTCCAAAGTAATAGCAGTGGACGCCGACTCTGGACAAAACGCGTGGCTGTCATATCAGATAGTGAAATCGACTGACCCCGGACTTTTCAGCATTGGTCTCAACAATGGTGAAATTAGGACACAGCGGGATATCTCTGAGTCTGATCAAATAAAGCAGAACGTTGTTGTGTTGGTGAAGGACAATGGACAACCCCCTCATTCGTCCACGTGTGTTATGAATTTATTGATTTCTGATGACGTGTTAGACTTTAATTCAGAACTGAATAATCTCAATACCCACTCAGAGAAAATGTCAAACACAACTACGTATTTGATTATCGCTCTGGCTGCAGTTACatcccttttttttattttcattacaattaTTCTGGCGGTCAGATTTTGCCGGGGAGAGAAGCCCAGGATGTTTCTTGACAGTGCAGTCGCCATTCCCGGTGCGTTTTTCCCACCCAATTATGCGGAAGTCGAGGGTTCTGGAACTCTGCGTCATTCTTACAACTATGACGCTTTCTTAACAACAGGCTCTGCCACGAGCGACTTCAAATTCGCCAGGACTTACAATGAGAACACTTTACCGGTTGAGCAAACTTACAAAACAGGTGAAAAGATACCGAATGAACAGCAATGTAATTCTGGAAACCTATCAGAAGAATCGTCACAG TATTCGCTCGAAAATAAAGGAGAACAATCCATGAATAAAATAGAAGGGCAGTTATAG
- the LOC102685529 gene encoding protocadherin beta-15-like, whose translation MKMKNKRDFLPQQVYCLAFFTVIIQLCLGDISYSVLEEMKRGFVIGKLTEDLGLNVEALRARRARIDFQESRRYCDIKLETGELIVNERIDREQLCGQRPSCALNFELFLENPFELHRIILEIQDINDNSPVFPRDVLKREIRESADRGARFSVDEAHDSDIGINSVKSYALAANDHFVLAVHTSADRGKYCEIVLENELDREKQAEVSLILTAYDGGTPQRSGTAVIQVTVLDANDNVPVFTQAVYKVSLDENAPLDTVVVQVTANDEDEGPYGEVTYEFTHVPDKAKNSFAIDNIKGEIKVTGPIDFEEAPFFEFRIRAEDGAGQAAHCKVLVHITDINDNAPAVLIKSLNTPIPENSPSGTEVAIINIQDKDSGTNSKVSCSIQENAPFRLKPSIKNYYSLVTEGILDREDVSEYNITITVTDEGIPPLSSSKTLQLRISDTNDNAPIFSQQSYSTFVTENNTPGISICSIIASDPDWLQNGTVSYSLMSEDINGAPVASLLSINRDNGVIHAVKPFDYEKLRNFKVHVVAKDSGSPQLSSNVTVSVFVTDQNDNSPQILYPVQSGSSFMTEVVPKAARAGSLVSKVIAVDADSGQNAWLSYQIVKSTDPGLFTIGLHNGEIRAKRDISDSDAMKQNLVILVKDNGQPSHSTTCSVYLLISDNLADVPELKDISTRENNTHLTVILIISLAAVSFFFLTFIVVIIAVRFCQRGKRRLLLDGAVAIPSAYFPTSYADVVGTGTLRHSYNYDAFLTTGSSTSDFKFVRSYNENTLPADCKINKNGSPELDVQNGTEESLQSEDRKSDESCRKSEKEYNRKRRVDKE comes from the exons AtgaagatgaaaaacaaaagggaCTTCCTACCACAGCAGGTATACTGTCTTGCCTTCTTTACTGTTATCATTCAGCTATGTTTAGGAGATATTAGCTACTCTGTTCTGGAGGAAATGAAGCGCGGATTCGTGATCGGAAAGCTTACAGAGGATCTGGGACTCAATGTTGAAGCTTTGAGAGCTCGGAGAGCCCGCATTGATTTTCAAGAGAGTAGACGGTATTGCGATATCAAACTGGAAACCGGCGAACTGATTGTGAATGAAAGGATAGACAGGGAGCAACTTTGCGGGCAAAGGCCTTCGTGTGCTCTGAATTttgagctgtttcttgaaaatccTTTCGAATTGCATCGTATAATACTGGAAATTCAAGACATTAACGATAACTCACCCGTTTTTCCCAGAGATGTTTTAAAACGGGAGATAAGAGAATCTGCAGACAGAGGAGCTCGCTTCTCGGTTGATGAGGCCCACGATTCAGATATAGGAATCAATTCGGTGAAGAGCTACGCGCTGGCCGCAAATGACCATTTTGTGTTGGCTGTACACACGAGCGCGGACAGGGGTAAATACTGTGAGATAGTTTTAGAAAACGAACTGGATCGTGAAAAGCAGGCAGAGGTTTCCTTAATCCTGACTGCATATGATGGAGGCACACCACAGCGCTCTGGTACTGCAGTTATCCAAGTCACCGTGCTGGACGCCAATGACAATGTGCCCGTGTTTACACAGGCCGTCTATAAAGTCAGTCTGGATGAAAACGCTCCCTTGGATACAGTTGTAGTCCAGGTAACTGCGAACGATGAAGACGAGGGTCCATATGGTGAAGTAACATATGAATTTACTCACGTACCAGACAAAGCTAAAAATTCCTTCGCTATTGATAACATAAAAGGAGAAATTAAAGTGACAGGACCTATAGATTTTGAAGAGGCCCCATTCTTTGAATTTCGCATTAGAGCAGAAGATGGAGCTGGACAGGCAGCACATTGCAAAGTGCTTGTTCACATTACTGACATAAATGACAACGCACCAGCAGTATTGATTAAATCTCTGAACACTCCTATTCCCGAGAACTCTCCATCCGGCACGGAAGTAGCTATCATAAATATACAAGACAAAGACTCTGGCACCAATAGTAAAGTTAGTTGCTCCATTCAGGAAAACGCACCATTCAGATTAAAACCCTCTATCAAAAATTATTACTCCTTGGTAACTGAAGGCATACTAGATCGTGAAGACGTTTCAGAATACAACATTACAATTACCGTTACAGACGAGGGTATCCCTCCACTTTCCTCTTCAAAAACCTTACAGTTACGTATTTCAGATACAAATGACAATGCGCCGATTTTTAGTCAACAATCGTACAGTACGTTTGTGACTGAAAATAACACTCCAGGAATATCCATATGTTCTATTATTGCAAGTGACCCCGACTGGCTACAGAATGGCACTGTTTCATACTCCTTGATGTCTGAAGACATAAATGGGGCGCCTGTAGCATCACTTTTATCTATTAATAGAGACAATGGTGTGATACACGCTGTCAAACCATTTGACTACGAGAAGCTGAGAAACTTCAAAGTACACGTTGTTGCCAAAGACAGTGGTTCTCCACAGCTAAGCAGCAATGTGACTGTGAGTGTTTTTGTAACGGATCAAAACGATAATTCTCCTCAGATATTGTACCCTGTTCAGTCGGGGAGCTCTTTCATGACTGAGGTTGTCCCCAAAGCAGCCCGCGCGGGCTCTCTGGTTTCCAAGGTGATCGCTGTCGATGCAGATTCTGGACAAAACGCGTGGCTGTCATATCAGATAGTGAAATCGACGGATCCGGGACTTTTCACTATTGGTCTCCACAATGGAGAAATCAGGGCAAAGCGAGATATTTCTGATTCTGACGCAATGAAGCAAAACCTCGTCATCCTGGTGAAGGACAATGGACAACCCTCTCATTCGACAACATGttctgtttatttattaatttcagaTAATTTGGCTGATGTGCCAGAACTGAAAGATATATCCACTCGGGAGAACAATACGCACTTGACAGTAATTTTGATTATTTCATTGGCTGCAGTTTCATTCTTTTTCCTCACTTTTATTGTAGTAATCATTGCAGTCAGATTTTGTCAAAGGGGAAAACGCAGGTTGTTGCTGGACGGTGCAGTTGCTATCCCCAGCGCATATTTCCCAACCAGCTATGCAGACGTTGTGGGGACGGGAACGCTGCGTCATTCATACAACTATGACGCTTTCTTAACAACCGGCTCCAGCACAAGCGACTTCAAGTTCGTCAGATCATACAATGAGAACACGTTGCCTGCagattgtaaaataaataaaaatggatcCCCTGAGCTGGATGTGCAGAATGGAACTGAAGAGTCATTACAG TCTGAAGACCGCAAAAGCGACGAATCGTGCCGAAAATCCGAAAAGGAATACAATAGAAAAAGGAGAGTCGACAAGGAGTAG
- the LOC138241896 gene encoding protocadherin gamma-B1, with amino-acid sequence MEYKVFGSCQVHCFILSFVAVLGSLADVRYSVPEEMKIGSLIGSLAQDLGLDSKKAAARKPRIDFQGGKRYCDISMDTGDLLVNERIDREELCGQKASCALDFEFVLENPLELHRIVVEIQDINDNAPKFPMDTIKLEIRESAVKGTRFPVDEAHDSDIGINSLQSYVLSSNDHFVLAVQSSPDGGKYGEIVLETELDREKQHELSLLLTAVDGGNPQKSGTAVIQVTVLDSNDNVPVFTQAVYKVSLTENSPEDTFVVRVSATDKDEGANGEVLQWRKAQDVS; translated from the exons ATGGAATATAAAGTCTTCGGTTCCTGTCAGGTACATTgtttcatcttgtcttttgtgGCCGTGCTCGGGTCTCTTGCTGACGTTAGATACTCTGTACCGGAGGAAATGAAAATCGGATCTCTTATTGGAAGTCTAGCTCAAGATCTGGGACTGGATAGCAAAAAAGCCGCAGCTCGGAAACCCCGCATAGATTTTCAAGGAGGCAAAAGGTACTGTGATATTAGCATGGATACAGGAGATTTGCTTGTGAATGAAAGGATAGACAGGGAAGAGCTGTGTGGACAAAAGGCTTCATGTGCTCTAGATTTTGAGTTTGTCCTAGAAAATCCTTTGGAGCTGCATCGTATTGTAGTCGAAATTCAAGACATAAATGACAATGCACCAAAATTTCCTATGGACACTATAAAATTGGAAATAAGGGAATCGGCCGTCAAAGGAACTCGTTTTCCTGTGGATGAGGCCCACGATTCAGACATTGGAATCAATTCGCTGCAGAGTTATGTACTTAGTTCAAATGATCATTTCGTTTTAGCTGTTCAGTCTAGCCCTGACGGAGGTAAATACGGCGAAATCGTATTGGAGACTGAATTGGATCGAGAAAAGCAGCACGAACTGTCTTTGTTGCTGACTGCTGTAGACGGAGGTAATCCTCAGAAGTCTGGTACTGCGGTTATACAAGTTACTGTGTTAGATTCAAATGACAATGTCCCCGTGTTTACACAGGCCGTCTATAAAGTCAGTCTCACCGAAAATTCACCAGAAGACACATTTGTTGTGAGAGTTAGTGCCACGGATAAAGACGAGGGCGCAAATGGAGAG GTTTTGCAGTGGAGGAAAGCCCAGGATGTTTCTTGA